From the Leptolyngbya sp. O-77 genome, one window contains:
- a CDS encoding aspartate aminotransferase family protein: MVQELTHPVWAASTPAEMEAFWMPFTANRQFKAQPRLFVAAKDMHYTTVDGRQVLDGTAGLWCVNAGHCRVKIAEAVSRQVNTMDYAPAFQMGHPGAFQLADRLAKMLPGDLDHVFFANSGSEAVESALKIAIAYHRAKGDGTRQRLIGRERGYHGVNFGGISVGGIPTVRKFFGGLLTGVDHLPHTHSLEHNAFSKGQPAWGAHLADDLERIVALHDASNIAAVIVEPVAGSTGVLIPPVGYLQRLRDICDKYGILLIFDEVITGFGRLGAPFAADYFGVLPDMITVAKGITNGTVPMGAVFVRKHIYDAFMHGPENAIELFHGYTYSGHPVACAAALATLDVYEEDGLFQRANDLSGYWQDALHSLKGLPHVIDVRNLGLVGGIELEPIPGKPTARAFDVFVRAYEQGLLIRTTGDIIALSPPLMIEKHHIDQMVSMLTDLLKATA; encoded by the coding sequence ATGGTGCAAGAATTGACCCACCCAGTTTGGGCCGCCAGCACTCCGGCGGAGATGGAGGCATTTTGGATGCCGTTTACGGCGAATCGCCAGTTTAAGGCGCAGCCCCGGCTATTTGTCGCAGCGAAGGACATGCACTATACGACCGTTGATGGGCGGCAAGTGCTGGATGGCACGGCGGGGCTATGGTGCGTCAATGCCGGACACTGCCGCGTCAAAATTGCCGAAGCCGTCAGCCGCCAGGTCAACACAATGGACTATGCGCCCGCCTTTCAGATGGGGCATCCGGGCGCGTTTCAACTGGCAGATCGGCTGGCGAAGATGCTGCCAGGCGATCTCGACCATGTGTTTTTTGCAAACTCTGGCTCGGAGGCGGTGGAGTCGGCGCTGAAAATTGCGATCGCCTATCACCGGGCTAAAGGCGACGGCACTCGCCAGCGGCTGATCGGGCGCGAGCGCGGCTATCACGGCGTTAATTTTGGCGGCATCTCCGTCGGCGGCATTCCCACCGTCCGCAAGTTCTTTGGCGGGCTGCTGACGGGCGTAGACCATCTGCCCCACACCCACAGCCTGGAACACAACGCCTTTAGCAAAGGACAGCCTGCCTGGGGCGCACACCTGGCCGATGACCTGGAGCGAATCGTCGCGCTGCACGATGCGTCGAACATTGCGGCAGTGATTGTGGAGCCTGTGGCCGGTTCGACGGGCGTGCTGATTCCCCCTGTCGGCTACTTGCAACGCCTGCGGGACATTTGCGACAAGTATGGCATTTTGCTGATTTTTGACGAGGTGATTACGGGCTTTGGGCGGCTGGGTGCGCCTTTTGCAGCAGACTATTTTGGCGTGCTGCCCGACATGATCACCGTCGCGAAGGGCATTACCAACGGCACCGTGCCGATGGGCGCGGTTTTCGTCCGCAAGCATATCTACGATGCCTTTATGCACGGGCCCGAAAACGCCATCGAGCTATTCCACGGCTACACTTACTCCGGGCATCCGGTGGCCTGCGCGGCGGCCCTAGCGACGCTGGATGTCTATGAAGAAGACGGTCTATTCCAGCGGGCAAACGACCTGTCGGGCTACTGGCAAGACGCGCTGCACTCGCTGAAGGGGCTGCCCCACGTCATCGACGTTCGCAATCTGGGTCTGGTGGGCGGCATCGAGCTAGAGCCGATTCCGGGCAAGCCGACCGCCCGCGCCTTTGATGTGTTTGTGCGGGCCTATGAGCAGGGTCTATTAATCCGCACCACGGGCGACATTATTGCCCTATCGCCGCCGCTGATGATTGAGAAGCACCATATTGACCAGATGGTGTCGATGCTGACTGACCTGCTGAAGGCAACGGCTTAG
- a CDS encoding exopolysaccharide biosynthesis protein: protein MARLSTELQRYFFDENPPEKVTLADILNLAGERIFGFLFVLLALPSALPIPAPGYSVPFGILLFLLAVQLIAGRETPWFPEKFKQHALDLKQVQGVLKAGLPWLRRIEALSRPRLTPVCTSLPGRVVIGVAIALMAISMMIPIPLTNTLPAMGIFVTGFGLLDDDGAISLGGLVLCVMGATLTTAVLTFGYTAVRAAIDLFKETVLNFGG, encoded by the coding sequence GTGGCTCGACTTTCAACGGAACTGCAACGTTATTTTTTCGACGAAAACCCGCCTGAAAAAGTCACGCTAGCCGATATTTTGAATCTGGCAGGCGAACGCATCTTTGGATTCCTGTTTGTGCTGCTGGCGCTGCCGTCGGCGCTGCCGATTCCGGCTCCGGGCTATTCTGTGCCCTTTGGCATTCTGCTGTTTTTGCTAGCGGTGCAGCTCATTGCAGGACGCGAAACGCCCTGGTTTCCCGAAAAGTTTAAGCAGCACGCGCTCGATTTGAAGCAGGTGCAGGGCGTACTGAAAGCCGGTCTGCCCTGGCTGCGGCGGATTGAGGCGCTGTCTCGGCCGCGACTCACGCCTGTCTGTACGAGCCTGCCGGGGCGCGTGGTGATTGGCGTGGCGATCGCCCTCATGGCCATTTCCATGATGATCCCCATCCCCCTCACCAACACGCTGCCTGCGATGGGCATTTTCGTCACGGGGTTCGGACTGCTAGACGACGATGGTGCCATCAGCCTGGGCGGGCTGGTGCTGTGCGTTATGGGGGCAACGCTGACCACGGCTGTCCTGACCTTTGGGTACACTGCGGTTCGCGCTGCGATCGATTTGTTCAAGGAAACTGTGTTGAATTTTGGCGGGTGA